Proteins encoded by one window of Vibrio rumoiensis:
- a CDS encoding cell division protein FtsQ/DivIB, with protein sequence MNITAEILSENATQAPSSKQHWFGGVFLLLVVIAIGALIYSTFSWMTDDQRLPLSRLMVEGNLVHVSPEEVQTALADIPRIGTFMTQDVNQLQQVLQTLPWVEQISIRKQWPDLIKVYIVEYKAIAIWNGNSLLNPDGNVFNGHPEDAGENTVNLYGPEGSSKQVLSVWKKSTQELKPLGRTITSVVLNDRRAWQLILDNGIRLELGKDAREDRLNRFVELYKRLGDKVEQISYIDLRYDTGAAVGWIPDDDSAQERNK encoded by the coding sequence ATGAATATCACTGCAGAAATTTTAAGCGAAAATGCGACCCAAGCACCATCATCAAAACAGCATTGGTTTGGTGGTGTGTTTTTGTTGTTGGTTGTGATTGCTATTGGCGCTTTAATTTATTCTACATTTAGTTGGATGACTGATGATCAGCGTTTGCCTCTTTCTCGCCTTATGGTAGAAGGTAACCTAGTTCATGTTAGCCCTGAAGAAGTGCAAACTGCATTAGCTGATATACCACGTATTGGGACATTTATGACTCAAGACGTCAATCAGTTACAACAAGTGTTACAAACATTACCTTGGGTTGAACAAATTTCGATCAGAAAGCAATGGCCTGACTTAATAAAAGTCTATATTGTTGAATATAAAGCGATTGCCATTTGGAATGGTAATTCATTATTAAATCCAGATGGAAATGTATTTAATGGTCATCCTGAAGATGCCGGTGAAAATACAGTCAACCTTTATGGTCCAGAAGGATCGAGCAAGCAAGTCTTATCGGTCTGGAAAAAAAGTACTCAAGAATTAAAACCACTAGGGCGCACTATTACATCGGTGGTATTAAACGATAGGCGTGCTTGGCAATTAATATTAGATAATGGTATTCGCTTAGAGCTTGGTAAAGATGCTCGTGAAGACCGTTTGAATCGTTTTGTTGAACTTTACAAACGCTTAGGCGATAAAGTTGAGCAAATTAGCTACATCGATCTTCGATATGATACTGGAGCCGCCGTCGGGTGGATTCCAGATGATGATTCAGCACAAGAGAGAAATAAATGA
- a CDS encoding DUF721 domain-containing protein: protein MRDHRPKLTQDLIGNNQLKAFSQHVSEILSINEALKLILPKNLLPHCRAANVRQSQLLIEVANASFQMKLNYERIRILSELRAAGFSRLVGIEFKVNPDLYRGEAIKEPKKSYKQHALSEEAAQSILMVADFAPPKLKQRMESLAKLAQVNKK from the coding sequence ATGCGTGACCACCGTCCAAAACTAACTCAAGATTTAATTGGCAATAACCAGTTAAAAGCATTTTCTCAGCATGTTTCGGAAATTTTATCGATCAATGAAGCTCTTAAATTAATCCTACCGAAAAACTTGTTACCGCACTGCCGAGCTGCAAATGTGCGTCAAAGTCAGTTATTAATAGAAGTGGCTAATGCTTCTTTTCAGATGAAGCTCAATTACGAACGGATTAGAATTTTATCAGAATTAAGGGCCGCAGGATTTTCTCGTTTAGTAGGAATAGAGTTTAAGGTCAACCCAGATCTTTACCGTGGCGAAGCTATAAAAGAACCGAAAAAAAGCTATAAACAACATGCCTTAAGTGAAGAAGCCGCTCAATCTATTTTGATGGTAGCTGACTTTGCACCACCAAAACTAAAGCAAAGAATGGAAAGTTTAGCGAAACTCGCTCAAGTTAATAAAAAGTAA
- the ftsA gene encoding cell division protein FtsA produces the protein MTKTAEGNIVVGLDIGTATVSALVGEVLPDGQINIIGSGTSPSHGMDKGGVNDLESVVKSVQRAIDQAELMAECQITSVYLSLSGKHIASRIEKGMGAISEEEVSQEDMDRVIHTAKSIKIGEEQRILHVIPQEFTIDYQEGIKNPLGLSGVRMEASVHLISCHNDMARNIIKAVERCNLKVEQLIYSGLASSNAVITDDERELGVCVIDIGAGTMELSIWTGGALRHTKVFSYAGNAVTSDIAFAFGTPVSDAEEIKVKFGCALSELVSKDDTVNVPSVGGRPSRSLQRQTLAEVIEPRYTELMGMVNQSIDSVQAKLREDGIKHHLAAGIVLTGGASQIEGLVECAERVFRNQVRIGKPLEVRGLTDYVKEPYHATAVGLLHYAKDSQFYDEGEYQHTVPKQRSGTSIAEFIQKVRNWIQKEF, from the coding sequence ATGACGAAGACCGCAGAAGGAAACATTGTCGTTGGTCTTGATATCGGCACCGCTACCGTATCGGCTTTGGTTGGTGAAGTACTTCCCGATGGACAAATTAATATCATCGGATCTGGAACTAGCCCATCTCACGGTATGGATAAAGGCGGGGTTAACGACCTTGAATCAGTTGTAAAATCTGTACAGCGCGCGATTGATCAAGCTGAATTAATGGCTGAATGCCAGATAACCAGCGTCTACCTTTCTCTTTCTGGTAAGCATATTGCAAGCCGTATAGAAAAAGGTATGGGCGCGATTTCTGAGGAAGAAGTTTCTCAGGAAGATATGGACCGTGTTATTCATACTGCTAAATCAATAAAAATCGGTGAAGAACAGCGTATTTTACATGTTATTCCACAAGAGTTTACTATTGATTACCAAGAGGGCATTAAGAACCCTCTCGGTTTATCTGGTGTTCGTATGGAAGCCAGTGTTCATCTGATTTCTTGTCATAATGATATGGCGAGAAACATCATTAAAGCCGTTGAACGCTGTAATTTAAAAGTTGAGCAATTAATTTATTCAGGTTTAGCGTCAAGTAATGCTGTCATTACTGATGATGAACGTGAGTTAGGCGTCTGTGTCATTGATATTGGCGCTGGTACAATGGAGCTATCTATTTGGACCGGTGGTGCGCTACGTCACACAAAAGTATTTTCTTATGCAGGTAATGCCGTTACAAGTGATATTGCCTTTGCATTTGGCACTCCTGTCAGCGATGCTGAAGAGATAAAAGTAAAATTTGGCTGTGCGCTTAGTGAACTAGTCAGTAAAGATGATACTGTAAATGTCCCAAGTGTCGGTGGGCGACCTTCTCGAAGCTTACAACGTCAAACTTTGGCAGAAGTGATAGAACCCCGATATACTGAGCTTATGGGCATGGTTAATCAAAGCATTGATTCTGTGCAAGCAAAGCTACGTGAAGATGGTATTAAGCACCATTTAGCTGCCGGTATCGTATTGACGGGTGGCGCGTCACAAATTGAAGGATTAGTGGAATGTGCAGAACGCGTATTCCGTAATCAAGTAAGAATTGGTAAACCCCTAGAAGTCAGAGGGTTAACTGACTACGTTAAAGAGCCATATCATGCAACGGCGGTTGGATTATTACATTACGCCAAAGACAGCCAGTTTTATGATGAGGGTGAATATCAGCATACAGTTCCAAAGCAACGCTCTGGGACCTCAATTGCTGAATTCATTCAAAAGGTACGTAATTGGATACAAAAAGAGTTTTAA
- the lpxC gene encoding UDP-3-O-acyl-N-acetylglucosamine deacetylase: MIRQRTLKEMVKTTGVGLHSGRKVTLTLRPAPANTGIIYRRTDMNPPVDFPSDPNSVRDTMLCTALVNDEGIRISTVEHLNAALAGMGIDNIIIEVDAPEIPIMDGSASPFVYLLQSAGVETLNAPKRFIRIKKPIRIEDGDKWAELVPYNGFRMDFEIEFDHPAIDSEQQHMLFDFSSQAFIKDISRARTFGFMRDIEYLQSQNLCLGGSFDCAIVLDEYRILNEEGLRFSNEFVTHKVLDAIGDLYMCGHSIVGELRAYKTGHALNNQLLRAVLADQEAWEWATFEEEAGSPVAFGEVMPNTVLA; encoded by the coding sequence ATGATCAGACAACGTACATTGAAAGAAATGGTGAAAACGACTGGTGTGGGTCTCCACTCTGGGCGTAAAGTCACGCTTACGCTACGTCCTGCACCAGCTAATACCGGTATAATTTATCGTCGTACAGATATGAATCCACCAGTGGATTTCCCTTCTGATCCAAACTCAGTACGCGACACTATGTTGTGTACTGCGTTAGTGAACGATGAAGGCATTCGAATTTCTACCGTTGAGCACTTAAATGCGGCTCTAGCGGGTATGGGGATCGACAATATTATTATCGAGGTAGACGCACCTGAAATCCCAATTATGGATGGTAGTGCTAGCCCGTTTGTATACTTGCTGCAATCAGCAGGGGTCGAAACTCTAAATGCACCAAAACGTTTTATTCGTATTAAAAAACCTATTCGTATCGAAGACGGTGATAAGTGGGCAGAACTTGTACCTTATAACGGTTTTCGTATGGATTTTGAAATTGAATTTGATCATCCTGCCATTGACTCTGAGCAACAGCATATGTTGTTTGATTTCTCTTCTCAGGCATTTATCAAAGATATTTCTCGCGCACGTACTTTTGGTTTTATGCGCGATATCGAATATTTACAGTCACAGAACCTATGTTTAGGTGGTAGCTTTGACTGCGCCATCGTTCTTGATGAATATCGCATCTTGAATGAAGAAGGTTTACGTTTTAGTAATGAATTTGTGACACATAAAGTATTAGACGCTATTGGTGACTTATACATGTGTGGACATAGCATTGTTGGTGAGTTACGTGCTTATAAAACAGGCCATGCTTTAAACAATCAGTTACTACGTGCAGTGTTAGCAGACCAAGAAGCTTGGGAATGGGCAACTTTTGAAGAAGAAGCTGGCTCACCTGTCGCATTTGGTGAAGTAATGCCGAATACAGTATTAGCTTAA
- the mutT gene encoding 8-oxo-dGTP diphosphatase MutT, producing MKRIHIVAAIILNTQQDQIFITKRPEKLHKGGYWEFPGGKVEVGESAEQGLIRELQEEIDITATEMSLFEHFDFDYPEKSLTFDFFIVSGFSGKPYGKEGQEGKWVAIEQLTEYTFPEANEPVLEKVIAHFTNESRFS from the coding sequence ATGAAACGTATACATATCGTCGCGGCAATCATCTTAAATACGCAGCAAGACCAAATTTTTATTACTAAGCGTCCTGAAAAGCTGCATAAAGGTGGATATTGGGAATTTCCTGGTGGAAAGGTGGAAGTTGGTGAATCAGCAGAGCAGGGGTTGATCCGCGAGCTACAAGAAGAGATCGATATTACCGCTACCGAGATGTCGTTGTTTGAGCATTTTGATTTCGACTATCCAGAAAAAAGCTTAACTTTTGATTTTTTTATCGTGTCTGGTTTTAGTGGTAAACCGTATGGGAAAGAAGGGCAAGAAGGGAAATGGGTCGCGATTGAGCAATTAACTGAATATACATTTCCAGAGGCAAACGAACCTGTATTAGAGAAAGTGATAGCTCATTTCACGAATGAGTCTAGATTCTCGTAA
- the secA gene encoding preprotein translocase subunit SecA, which translates to MLTKLLTSVIGSRNDRTLRQLRKIVNQINSFEPDYEALTDEQLQHKTIEFRERYSNGESLDKLLPEAFATVREASKRIYGMRHFDVQLIGGMVLNAGKIAEMRTGEGKTLTATLSAYLNGIAGKGVHVITVNDYLAKRDAETNRELFEFLGMTVGINVPNMIPAEKKAAYQCDILYGTNNEFGFDYLRDNMAFRPEDRVQRERFFAVIDEVDSILIDEARTPLIISGPAEDSSELYTRINTLIPYLERQDEEDTEEYRGDKHYTIDEKAKQVHMTETGQEYVEELLVTNGLMEEGETLYSPANISLLHHVNAALRAHVLFEKDVDYIVKDGEVIIVDEHTGRTMPGRRWSEGLHQAVEAKEGVKIQNENQTLASITFQNYFRLYEKLSGMTGTADTEAFEFQSIYGLDTVVIPTNRPMIRIDMPDVVYRTEKEKFDAIIEDIKERVANGQPILVGTVSIEKSELLSNALKASKIKHNVLNAKFHEQEAEIVAQAGTPGAVTIATNMAGRGTDIKLGGSWENQVEKLEESQGSPATAEQIAQIKAEWQKVHDAVLESGGLHIIGTERHESRRIDNQLRGRSGRQGDAGSSRFYLSMEDSLLRIFTSDRMAGLIQSGMEEGEAIESRMLSRSIEKAQRKVEGRNFDVRKQLLDYDDVANDQRKVVYELRDELMSAEDISEMLEQNRTDVLSSVFEQYIPPQSLDEMWDVKGLEERLQADFDLPLPIQSWLDEDDKLYEEVLLERVISEANAIYKQKEEAVGPEVLRNFERQVMLQTLDNLWKEHLAAMDHLRQGIHLRGYAQKDPKQEFKRESFELFGELLDSLKFDVISTLSRVRVQQREEVDRMEEQRRIQAEEAARNQQFQHESAEGMEDESGETANQPSVREERKVGRNEPCPCGSGKKYKQCHGKI; encoded by the coding sequence ATGTTAACTAAGCTACTGACCAGTGTCATCGGCAGCCGTAATGATAGAACGTTACGCCAGCTGAGAAAGATCGTTAATCAAATTAATAGTTTTGAACCAGATTATGAAGCATTAACGGATGAGCAACTTCAACATAAAACCATTGAATTTCGTGAACGTTACAGCAATGGTGAGTCTTTAGATAAATTATTACCAGAAGCTTTCGCTACAGTACGTGAAGCATCAAAACGTATCTATGGTATGCGTCATTTCGACGTTCAGCTTATCGGCGGTATGGTATTGAATGCAGGTAAAATTGCAGAGATGCGTACGGGTGAAGGTAAAACGTTAACAGCAACGTTATCTGCATACTTGAATGGTATCGCGGGTAAAGGCGTTCATGTTATTACGGTTAATGATTACCTAGCTAAGCGTGATGCTGAAACTAACCGTGAATTATTTGAATTTTTAGGCATGACGGTTGGTATCAACGTACCAAACATGATTCCAGCAGAGAAGAAAGCCGCTTATCAATGTGACATTCTTTATGGCACAAATAACGAATTTGGCTTTGATTATCTGCGCGATAATATGGCATTTCGCCCAGAAGACCGTGTTCAACGTGAACGCTTCTTTGCGGTAATCGATGAAGTCGATTCGATTTTAATCGATGAAGCGCGCACACCATTGATTATCTCAGGGCCTGCTGAAGATAGCTCAGAGCTTTATACTCGTATCAATACTTTGATCCCTTACCTAGAGCGTCAGGATGAAGAAGATACGGAAGAATACCGTGGCGACAAGCACTACACCATTGATGAAAAAGCCAAGCAAGTACACATGACTGAAACTGGTCAAGAGTACGTTGAAGAGTTATTGGTGACGAATGGCTTAATGGAAGAGGGTGAGACGTTGTATTCACCGGCTAATATTAGCTTATTACACCATGTCAATGCAGCGCTCCGTGCTCATGTATTGTTTGAAAAAGACGTTGATTACATCGTTAAAGATGGCGAAGTGATCATCGTTGATGAACACACCGGTCGTACCATGCCAGGACGTCGTTGGTCTGAAGGTCTTCATCAAGCTGTAGAGGCGAAAGAAGGCGTTAAGATTCAAAATGAAAACCAAACTTTGGCATCGATTACTTTCCAGAACTATTTCCGTTTGTATGAAAAACTTTCTGGTATGACAGGTACTGCGGATACTGAAGCGTTCGAATTCCAATCTATCTACGGTTTAGACACCGTAGTGATCCCTACTAACCGTCCAATGATCCGTATTGATATGCCTGATGTCGTTTATCGTACAGAAAAAGAGAAGTTTGATGCGATCATTGAAGACATCAAAGAGCGTGTTGCTAATGGTCAACCGATTCTTGTTGGTACGGTTTCGATAGAAAAATCTGAATTACTATCGAATGCGTTAAAAGCATCAAAAATTAAACACAATGTTTTGAATGCGAAGTTCCATGAACAAGAGGCTGAAATTGTTGCTCAAGCAGGTACACCTGGTGCAGTCACCATTGCAACGAATATGGCCGGTCGTGGTACCGATATTAAATTAGGCGGTAGCTGGGAAAACCAAGTTGAGAAATTAGAAGAGTCTCAAGGTTCACCTGCAACAGCAGAACAAATTGCACAGATTAAAGCTGAGTGGCAAAAAGTGCATGATGCGGTTCTTGAATCTGGCGGTTTACACATTATTGGTACTGAACGTCATGAATCTCGCCGTATTGATAATCAGCTACGTGGCCGTTCAGGACGTCAAGGTGATGCGGGTTCTTCACGTTTCTACCTTTCTATGGAAGATTCACTATTACGTATTTTCACCTCTGACCGTATGGCGGGTTTAATCCAAAGCGGTATGGAAGAAGGTGAGGCAATCGAAAGCCGTATGCTCTCTCGTTCGATTGAGAAAGCGCAGCGTAAGGTTGAAGGTCGCAACTTCGATGTGCGTAAACAATTGCTTGATTATGATGATGTAGCCAATGACCAGCGCAAAGTGGTTTATGAACTTCGTGATGAGTTGATGAGCGCAGAAGACATCAGTGAAATGCTTGAGCAAAACCGTACTGATGTTTTAAGTTCTGTATTTGAACAGTATATCCCACCACAATCACTGGATGAAATGTGGGATGTCAAGGGCTTAGAAGAGCGTTTACAAGCTGATTTTGACTTGCCATTACCTATTCAATCTTGGTTAGATGAAGATGACAAGTTATATGAAGAAGTTCTGTTAGAGCGCGTAATTAGTGAAGCTAATGCTATCTATAAGCAAAAAGAGGAAGCGGTTGGTCCAGAAGTTCTACGTAACTTTGAGCGCCAAGTGATGCTGCAAACACTTGATAATTTATGGAAAGAACACTTAGCGGCGATGGATCACTTGCGTCAAGGTATTCATCTGCGTGGTTATGCTCAAAAAGATCCAAAGCAAGAGTTTAAGCGTGAATCGTTTGAGCTGTTTGGTGAACTACTAGATAGCTTGAAGTTTGATGTGATTTCTACCTTGAGCCGCGTGCGAGTACAACAACGTGAAGAAGTTGACCGTATGGAAGAGCAACGTCGTATTCAAGCAGAAGAAGCGGCACGTAATCAACAATTCCAGCATGAATCAGCGGAAGGCATGGAAGATGAGTCAGGTGAAACAGCAAACCAACCAAGCGTTCGTGAGGAGCGTAAAGTGGGACGTAATGAACCTTGTCCATGTGGTTCTGGCAAAAAGTACAAACAATGCCACGGTAAAATCTAA
- the murC gene encoding UDP-N-acetylmuramate--L-alanine ligase, giving the protein MLTKQNPNLSELRSIVPEMRRVKCIHFVGIGGAGMSGIAEVLLNEGYDISGSDLASNPVTERLSAKGATIYFGHQESNIQQASVVVVSTAISNENPELVAAKKLRIPVVRRAEMLAELMRFRHGIAVAGTHGKTTTTALVTQIYFEAGLDPTFVNGGLVKSAGTNARLGSSRYLIAEADESDASFLHLQPMVSIVTNIEADHMDTYGGDFETLKQTFIDFLHNLPFYGQAIMCVDDPVVRELIPRVSRQVITYGFSEDADVRIVNYHQKGQQGNFTVVRQGRADLDITLNIPGKHNALNASAAIAVATEDDIADDAIVRALVSTQGTGRRFDHLGEFDTGNGHAMLVDDYGHHPSEVDVTIQAARSGWPDKRLVMIFQPHRYSRTRDLYDDFANVLEKVDVLIMLDVYAAGEKPISGADSRSLCRTIRSRGKIDPIFVDSSNKLPSTLANLLEDNDLVLTQGAGDVGRVAKDLADFQLNIGKMKVISE; this is encoded by the coding sequence ATGTTAACAAAACAAAACCCTAACTTATCTGAGTTGCGTTCAATTGTACCTGAAATGCGCCGCGTAAAATGCATTCACTTTGTGGGGATTGGTGGCGCAGGGATGAGTGGTATAGCCGAAGTGTTGCTTAACGAAGGTTATGATATCAGTGGGTCCGATTTAGCTTCTAACCCTGTGACAGAAAGGTTGAGTGCGAAAGGTGCGACTATTTATTTTGGCCACCAAGAAAGTAATATTCAACAGGCGAGTGTGGTCGTTGTCTCAACCGCCATTTCTAATGAGAACCCTGAACTGGTTGCGGCTAAAAAATTACGTATTCCGGTTGTGCGTCGCGCTGAAATGCTGGCTGAGTTAATGCGTTTTCGACATGGTATTGCGGTTGCCGGTACTCATGGGAAAACCACTACCACTGCTTTAGTGACACAAATTTATTTTGAAGCGGGTCTTGATCCTACTTTTGTTAATGGTGGTTTAGTTAAAAGCGCGGGAACTAACGCTCGTTTAGGTTCGAGCCGTTATTTAATCGCTGAAGCAGATGAAAGTGACGCCTCTTTCTTACACTTGCAGCCAATGGTAAGCATTGTGACCAATATTGAGGCCGATCATATGGATACGTATGGCGGTGACTTTGAAACCTTAAAACAGACATTTATTGATTTTTTACATAACTTACCATTCTATGGACAAGCTATTATGTGCGTCGATGATCCTGTTGTGAGAGAATTAATTCCTCGCGTAAGCCGTCAGGTTATCACTTATGGTTTCTCTGAAGATGCGGATGTACGCATTGTGAATTATCACCAAAAAGGTCAGCAAGGTAACTTTACCGTTGTTCGTCAAGGTCGAGCGGATTTAGATATTACGCTTAATATTCCGGGTAAGCACAATGCCTTGAATGCATCTGCTGCGATTGCTGTCGCAACGGAAGATGATATTGCAGATGATGCAATTGTTCGAGCTTTAGTTAGCACGCAAGGAACAGGTCGCCGCTTTGACCATTTAGGTGAGTTTGATACAGGTAATGGGCACGCGATGCTAGTGGATGACTACGGCCATCATCCTAGCGAGGTAGATGTGACTATCCAAGCGGCTCGTTCGGGCTGGCCAGATAAACGCTTAGTAATGATTTTCCAACCACATCGTTATAGCCGTACTCGTGATTTGTATGATGATTTTGCTAATGTATTAGAGAAAGTCGACGTTTTAATTATGCTAGATGTTTATGCTGCGGGTGAAAAACCAATTTCAGGTGCAGATAGTCGTTCTTTATGTCGCACAATCCGGAGTCGTGGAAAAATTGATCCGATATTTGTTGATTCCTCTAATAAACTACCATCAACATTAGCTAATTTATTAGAAGATAATGATTTAGTTTTAACTCAAGGTGCGGGTGATGTAGGCCGTGTTGCAAAGGATTTAGCCGATTTTCAGCTGAATATTGGCAAAATGAAAGTCATTAGTGAGTAA
- the ftsZ gene encoding cell division protein FtsZ: MFEPMMEMSDDAVIKVVGVGGGGGNAVEHMVRESIEGVEFITVNTDAQALRKVSVSNVIQIGGDITKGLGAGANPQVGRDSALEDREAIKAVLMGADMVFIAAGMGGGTGTGAAPVIAEVAKELGILTVAVVTKPFSFEGKKRMAFAEQGIEELSKHVDSLITIPNEKLLKVLGRGITLLEAFAKANDVLRNAVQGIAELITRPGMMNVDFADVRTVMSEMGHAMMGSGVATGEDRAEEAAEIAISSPLLEDIDLAGARGVLVNITAGLDMRLEEFETVGNTVKAFASDNATVVIGTSLDPDMSDEIRVTVVATGIGHSHQPDITLVKGGTKSVSAPQPAAHAPVQASKPEEEPQPMLRTNKGPSNSGSSSSSASNGNSNTVKKPDENDSGYLDIPAFLRHQAD, encoded by the coding sequence ATGTTTGAACCGATGATGGAAATGTCTGACGATGCTGTAATTAAAGTCGTTGGAGTAGGTGGCGGTGGCGGTAACGCTGTAGAACACATGGTGAGAGAATCCATCGAAGGGGTGGAGTTCATCACTGTTAATACAGATGCCCAAGCGCTACGTAAAGTAAGTGTAAGCAACGTTATTCAAATTGGTGGTGATATCACTAAAGGTCTTGGTGCGGGCGCAAACCCTCAAGTTGGCCGTGATTCTGCACTAGAAGATCGTGAAGCAATTAAAGCAGTACTCATGGGCGCTGATATGGTGTTTATTGCTGCTGGTATGGGTGGAGGTACCGGTACTGGTGCGGCCCCTGTTATTGCGGAAGTGGCTAAAGAACTTGGTATCTTAACGGTTGCAGTTGTGACTAAGCCGTTTAGTTTTGAAGGTAAAAAGCGTATGGCTTTTGCTGAGCAAGGTATTGAGGAACTTTCAAAGCATGTTGACTCTTTGATCACCATTCCTAATGAAAAGCTATTGAAAGTACTTGGCCGCGGTATCACATTGCTTGAAGCGTTTGCTAAAGCAAATGATGTACTACGTAATGCCGTTCAAGGTATTGCAGAGCTGATTACTCGTCCTGGTATGATGAATGTCGATTTCGCCGATGTGCGTACCGTTATGTCTGAAATGGGACATGCCATGATGGGCAGCGGTGTTGCAACGGGTGAAGACCGTGCTGAAGAAGCGGCTGAAATCGCTATTTCTAGCCCATTACTTGAAGATATCGATCTTGCTGGCGCTCGTGGCGTACTTGTTAACATTACAGCTGGCCTCGACATGCGTTTAGAAGAATTCGAAACGGTTGGTAATACAGTCAAAGCGTTTGCTTCAGATAATGCAACGGTCGTTATCGGTACTTCTCTTGACCCAGATATGAGTGATGAGATTCGAGTGACAGTTGTCGCAACTGGTATTGGTCATTCACACCAACCCGATATTACCTTAGTGAAAGGTGGTACTAAATCTGTTTCTGCGCCTCAACCTGCAGCACATGCTCCAGTACAAGCGTCAAAACCAGAAGAAGAACCACAACCGATGCTTCGTACGAATAAAGGACCTTCAAATAGTGGTTCATCAAGCTCAAGTGCTTCAAACGGTAATTCAAATACTGTGAAGAAGCCAGATGAGAATGATAGTGGCTATCTTGATATTCCTGCATTTTTAAGACACCAAGCTGATTGA
- the zapD gene encoding cell division protein ZapD, with the protein MLKFEHPLTEKVRIYLRVEALMRQLHNSAHFAAPLDYQLFFRSLFDLMDLFEQIHIKSELTKDLDKKKLTFKNWANVPGVDQAVLSGVLNDIDENFKNLMSSERFGQSLKEDRFLSTIRQRFSIPGGSCCFDLPSLHFWLHQPLQRRLADATVWVEKLAPLHGALELLLKLTRETAHYKPQIARNGFFQSDADDANILRLEIPTDLSIYPMISGHKNRFVIKFINFETSMAYSQDVEFKLAVC; encoded by the coding sequence ATGCTCAAATTCGAACACCCACTGACAGAAAAAGTACGAATTTACCTTAGAGTCGAAGCTCTTATGAGGCAACTGCATAACTCTGCTCACTTTGCAGCACCACTCGACTATCAATTATTCTTTCGTTCCTTATTTGATTTAATGGATTTATTTGAACAAATCCATATCAAATCAGAACTCACCAAAGATCTCGATAAAAAGAAACTGACATTTAAAAACTGGGCAAATGTTCCAGGTGTCGATCAGGCGGTACTCTCCGGTGTGTTAAATGACATTGATGAAAACTTCAAAAACTTAATGTCATCAGAACGGTTTGGCCAATCATTAAAAGAAGATCGTTTTTTAAGTACTATTCGACAGCGATTTAGTATTCCTGGTGGCAGTTGTTGCTTTGATCTCCCTTCTCTTCACTTTTGGCTACACCAACCTTTACAAAGGCGTTTAGCGGATGCCACAGTTTGGGTAGAAAAGCTCGCACCACTACACGGAGCATTAGAGCTACTCTTAAAGCTCACCCGAGAAACGGCTCACTACAAACCTCAAATTGCTCGTAATGGATTTTTCCAAAGTGATGCGGATGATGCCAATATTTTACGTCTAGAGATCCCGACAGATCTCAGTATTTACCCAATGATTTCTGGCCATAAAAACCGTTTCGTCATCAAGTTTATAAATTTTGAAACCAGCATGGCTTATAGCCAAGATGTCGAGTTTAAGCTAGCAGTCTGTTAG
- the yacG gene encoding DNA gyrase inhibitor YacG yields MTQATPKKVTVVKCPTCKTDVVWGEISTYRPFCSKQCQMIDFGEWADEEKAIPGAPDMSDSDGWSEG; encoded by the coding sequence ATGACTCAAGCAACCCCAAAAAAAGTGACTGTCGTAAAATGCCCAACATGCAAAACTGATGTCGTGTGGGGCGAAATTAGTACTTACCGTCCATTTTGCAGTAAGCAGTGCCAGATGATCGATTTTGGTGAATGGGCGGATGAAGAAAAAGCGATTCCTGGTGCGCCAGATATGTCCGATTCAGATGGTTGGTCAGAAGGGTAA